A single genomic interval of Mucilaginibacter boryungensis harbors:
- a CDS encoding Abi-alpha family protein, producing MADIEKILDNLNVPKQIIDKSEQLLKTLFGQSFDEIGGIIADQVKLRRFKNQIKIFSKAQEILRENNIDPKKVSLKVLAPLIEMSSYEEDETLQDRWSKLVAHVLSEKEDILFHQNCISVLNKISSEEALLLDELFEELQQKRIQEYEIKLKQYKEMEQIFPDNNPNAYPQKPADYPVTSFEFNLSKYAERNGLDEKDLYFKISNLISLGLLKWETDVHVEASKYDEDPADTDIDVNVYVYNDEAFVFTAIGERFIKLVK from the coding sequence ATGGCTGATATTGAAAAGATACTCGATAATTTAAATGTCCCTAAACAAATTATCGATAAAAGTGAACAATTATTAAAAACGTTGTTCGGGCAGTCCTTTGATGAAATCGGAGGTATAATTGCTGATCAGGTCAAATTAAGAAGATTTAAAAATCAAATAAAGATATTTAGTAAAGCACAAGAGATTTTAAGAGAAAATAATATTGATCCCAAAAAAGTTTCATTAAAAGTTTTAGCACCACTAATTGAAATGAGTTCTTATGAGGAGGATGAAACTTTACAAGATAGGTGGTCGAAGCTTGTTGCTCATGTATTGTCTGAAAAAGAAGATATACTTTTTCATCAAAATTGTATTTCGGTTCTTAATAAAATCTCATCAGAAGAAGCTTTATTATTAGATGAACTATTTGAAGAACTTCAGCAAAAACGAATTCAGGAATACGAGATTAAACTGAAGCAATATAAAGAGATGGAACAAATATTTCCTGACAATAACCCTAATGCATATCCCCAAAAACCTGCTGATTATCCTGTAACAAGCTTCGAATTTAATCTTTCGAAATATGCCGAAAGAAACGGATTGGATGAAAAAGACCTCTATTTCAAAATTTCTAATCTCATCTCGTTAGGATTACTGAAATGGGAAACTGATGTGCATGTAGAAGCGAGCAAATATGATGAAGATCCAGCCGATACCGATATCGACGTAAACGTCTATGTTTACAATGATGAAGCATTTGTTTTTACAGCTATTGGTGAAAGGTTCATAAAATTAGTGAAATAG
- a CDS encoding pyridoxal phosphate-dependent aminotransferase, with protein MPKISSKGQHMPASPIRKLTPFADKAKLDGKKVYHLNIGQPDIATPDGMLNAIKNIDFKVWAYTPSEGTLSYRKKLVNYYNKLGYNISPENIIVTVGGSEAITIAMMACLDPGDEVIIPEPFYANYNGFACESDIVVKPILSYIDNGFALPPISEFEKLITDKTKAIIICNPNNPTGYLYSADELNALKELALKYDLYIFSDEAYREFCYDGREFISPMHLEGIDDNVIVMDTVSKRYSACGARLGCMITKNKAVIAAGLKFAQARLSPGMVEQIAGEAAVDTPDSYFEAVNTEYTHRRDILVSALNKMDGVFCPNPGGAFYVVAKLPIDNADKFCQWMLESFSHDNQTVMMAPATGFYSTKGAGSNEVRMAYVLNTTDLQNAMACLEEALKVYPGRTIVTEQLAAGN; from the coding sequence ATGCCAAAAATATCATCAAAGGGCCAGCATATGCCCGCTTCGCCTATACGTAAATTAACCCCGTTTGCCGATAAAGCCAAACTGGACGGTAAAAAAGTATATCACCTCAACATCGGTCAGCCGGATATTGCTACACCCGATGGTATGCTGAACGCGATAAAGAACATCGACTTTAAGGTGTGGGCCTATACCCCATCTGAAGGTACTTTATCGTACCGTAAAAAGCTGGTTAATTATTATAATAAGCTGGGCTACAACATCAGTCCCGAAAATATTATTGTGACTGTAGGCGGCTCGGAAGCTATCACCATTGCCATGATGGCCTGCCTTGACCCCGGCGACGAGGTAATTATCCCCGAGCCTTTTTACGCCAACTACAACGGCTTTGCCTGCGAGAGCGATATTGTGGTGAAACCCATACTATCGTACATTGATAACGGCTTTGCCCTGCCCCCTATCAGCGAGTTTGAGAAGCTGATCACAGATAAAACCAAGGCGATCATCATTTGCAACCCTAATAACCCGACCGGTTATTTATATAGTGCCGATGAGCTTAACGCCCTGAAAGAACTGGCCCTGAAATACGACCTGTACATCTTCAGCGATGAGGCTTACCGCGAATTTTGCTATGATGGCCGCGAGTTTATTTCGCCAATGCACCTGGAGGGGATTGATGATAACGTAATTGTGATGGATACCGTGAGCAAGCGTTACAGTGCCTGCGGCGCGCGTTTGGGCTGTATGATCACCAAAAACAAAGCGGTGATTGCCGCCGGGTTGAAATTTGCCCAGGCACGGTTAAGCCCGGGTATGGTAGAGCAGATTGCCGGCGAGGCTGCTGTTGATACACCGGACAGTTATTTTGAAGCCGTAAATACCGAATATACCCACCGCCGCGATATACTGGTGAGCGCCCTTAACAAAATGGACGGCGTGTTTTGCCCTAACCCCGGCGGCGCGTTCTACGTGGTAGCTAAACTACCGATTGATAATGCTGATAAGTTTTGCCAGTGGATGCTGGAAAGTTTCAGTCATGATAACCAAACCGTGATGATGGCCCCTGCCACCGGCTTTTACAGCACCAAAGGCGCGGGCAGCAACGAAGTGCGCATGGCCTACGTGCTAAATACCACCGACCTGCAAAACGCCATGGCCTGCCTTGAGGAAGCCCTTAAAGTTTACCCGGGAAGGACGATTGTTACTGAGCAATTGGCAGCGGGCAATTAA
- a CDS encoding alpha-L-arabinofuranosidase C-terminal domain-containing protein — MKKYFICLSIVLFSFYGFSAFSQQAKKLTVLTDTKGPAIPKAMWGIFFEDINFSADGGLYAELIKNRSFEFTKPLMGWKEITANGGAGNTLIINRGEANANNPRFARITVKTQAGAYGLANEGFRGMGLLKDKKYNFSILARKQSGNLKIRIEAIGVDNKLIGKAELNNFTGEWAKYTASFICTATDAKAHLNVYFEGPGTVDVDMASLFPQDTYKGRPNGLRADLAEKLAALKPGFMRFPGGCIVEGRDLANRYQWKKTVGDIGDRELIINRWNTEFANRSAPDYFQSYGLGFFEYFQLAEDIGAEPLPILNCGMACQYNTGEVVPLDQIDPFIQDALDLVEFANGATSTKWGGLRAAMGHPKPFNLKMMGVGNEQWDEQYLDRYKLFAKTLKAKYPGIKLITSSGPSPEGKRFDYLHAELTKEKADFLDEHYYQAPEWFMNNASRYDNYDRKGPKIFAGEYAAHIKDTKNNDAEYKNTWISALAEAAFMTGLERNADVVQMASYAPLLAHVDAWQWRPDLIWFDNLRSVGTPNYYVQQLYSTNKGTHVIPIKMNGNIIAGKDSLYSSASIDADMHQLIIKIVNTSAKAQAVEFDLQGKVKPKKTYSLVTLSSADKFTYNTLDAPTKISPVQRSGNIASGKILSNLEPMSVNVFRVSLGI; from the coding sequence ATGAAAAAATATTTTATCTGTCTGTCAATAGTATTGTTTTCTTTTTACGGCTTTAGCGCATTTTCTCAGCAGGCTAAAAAACTAACAGTATTAACCGATACAAAGGGGCCGGCCATACCTAAAGCCATGTGGGGGATATTTTTTGAAGATATTAACTTTTCGGCAGATGGCGGTTTATATGCCGAGCTAATTAAAAATCGTTCGTTCGAGTTTACCAAGCCATTAATGGGCTGGAAAGAAATAACTGCAAACGGCGGTGCAGGCAACACATTAATTATTAACAGGGGCGAAGCTAATGCCAACAATCCGCGTTTTGCAAGAATAACAGTAAAAACACAGGCGGGGGCTTATGGGCTTGCTAACGAGGGGTTTCGTGGAATGGGTTTGTTAAAAGATAAAAAATATAATTTCTCCATACTTGCTCGCAAGCAAAGCGGCAATTTAAAGATTAGGATAGAAGCCATCGGGGTGGACAACAAACTAATTGGAAAGGCAGAATTAAACAATTTCACTGGCGAATGGGCAAAATACACCGCATCTTTCATCTGCACCGCTACAGATGCCAAAGCGCATTTAAATGTTTATTTTGAAGGCCCTGGGACAGTGGATGTAGATATGGCCTCGCTGTTCCCGCAAGATACGTACAAAGGTCGGCCTAATGGCTTACGTGCTGATTTGGCTGAAAAACTGGCGGCATTGAAACCTGGTTTTATGCGCTTCCCCGGGGGATGTATTGTGGAAGGACGTGACCTGGCTAACCGTTATCAGTGGAAAAAAACAGTTGGCGATATTGGCGACCGGGAATTGATCATTAACCGGTGGAACACGGAGTTTGCCAATCGGTCGGCACCCGATTATTTTCAATCGTATGGATTAGGCTTTTTCGAATATTTTCAATTAGCTGAAGATATTGGCGCCGAACCGTTACCCATATTAAATTGCGGTATGGCTTGCCAATATAATACCGGCGAGGTAGTACCGCTTGACCAAATCGATCCCTTTATACAAGATGCGCTTGACCTGGTTGAATTTGCCAATGGTGCGACAAGCACTAAATGGGGCGGCTTGCGTGCGGCCATGGGGCACCCTAAACCGTTTAACCTGAAAATGATGGGCGTTGGTAACGAGCAATGGGACGAACAATATTTAGACAGGTATAAGCTGTTTGCAAAAACGCTGAAAGCAAAATATCCTGGCATTAAGCTCATCACAAGTTCGGGGCCATCACCGGAGGGAAAAAGATTTGATTATCTGCACGCTGAATTAACCAAAGAAAAAGCCGATTTTTTAGATGAACACTACTACCAGGCCCCTGAGTGGTTTATGAATAACGCATCGCGTTATGATAACTATGACCGGAAAGGCCCTAAAATATTTGCCGGCGAATATGCCGCGCATATTAAGGATACTAAAAATAATGATGCAGAATATAAAAATACCTGGATAAGCGCACTGGCCGAAGCTGCTTTTATGACAGGGCTGGAACGCAATGCCGATGTGGTGCAAATGGCTTCATACGCGCCGCTGCTGGCCCACGTTGATGCCTGGCAATGGCGCCCCGATTTAATATGGTTTGATAACCTGCGGTCGGTTGGTACACCCAATTATTATGTACAGCAACTATATTCAACCAACAAGGGTACTCATGTTATCCCCATAAAAATGAATGGCAATATTATAGCAGGCAAAGACAGCCTGTATTCCAGCGCATCAATTGATGCAGATATGCATCAGTTGATTATTAAAATAGTGAATACATCAGCCAAAGCACAAGCAGTTGAATTTGATTTACAGGGCAAAGTCAAACCAAAAAAAACATATAGTTTGGTAACTTTATCATCCGCAGATAAATTCACTTATAATACGCTGGATGCCCCCACTAAAATATCTCCTGTACAGCGTAGCGGTAATATAGCTTCAGGCAAAATACTAAGTAATCTGGAGCCCATGTCGGTAAACGTATTTAGAGTTTCGCTGGGCATATAA
- a CDS encoding transcriptional regulator, protein METYKLEKDIKIFYVIAESFPEGIQEAHDRLHAMVPFSEKRKYFGVSRPENKVIIYRAGTEETYAGEAEKYKCDTLTIKRGDYVSAVVRDFRKDKTSISKTFDELLKQPNLDPEGYCVEWYANDKEEVRCMIRLSQ, encoded by the coding sequence ATGGAAACATACAAGCTTGAAAAAGACATTAAAATCTTTTATGTAATAGCCGAATCTTTTCCAGAGGGTATTCAAGAAGCCCATGACAGACTTCATGCAATGGTGCCTTTTTCAGAAAAAAGAAAATATTTCGGCGTTTCCAGACCTGAAAACAAAGTGATCATATATCGGGCTGGCACTGAAGAAACATACGCTGGTGAGGCTGAAAAATATAAATGTGATACGCTAACTATTAAAAGAGGTGATTATGTTTCGGCTGTTGTAAGGGATTTTAGGAAAGATAAAACAAGCATCAGCAAAACCTTTGATGAACTGCTTAAACAACCCAATCTTGACCCTGAAGGATATTGTGTGGAATGGTATGCTAATGACAAAGAAGAAGTGAGATGTATGATAAGGCTTAGCCAATAA
- a CDS encoding serine hydrolase domain-containing protein has translation MNKTALLLFLWVVAFSTSSGQSLPDSIQKKVDALFKKWSNPAKPGCTVGIIRNDSLIYAKGFGLANVELQIPNTPGSIYYMCSVSKQFTGYAIALLVQQGKIDPAADIHTYLPWMGDLGAKVTVQQLLNHTSGIRDDINLSEIIGLPVSGMLTDDVALEILRKQRSLNFVPGEKYTYSNSNYVLLATIVKAVTGQPFKDFVDQQIFKPLGMLHSRFVDNPDDVIVNRALSYSPNNKREFSNSLQNVYTMGDGGLFTNIPDMAKWAANYYSPTNQQVIKLMTERGMLNNGQRIKYGYGISNEESLDQRQYYHNGGLAGYRTVIAVYPDQKMAFLIFGNSGESDVVGRLDQLAALFIPNKKAPATSRPARRDSSLALVTNKAEAEQLTGSYYAENGYHVRLSLIRNKLWIDEQLMLAKDSANHYSLLNNPAVKYVFTDDTHAALYSPVLDKPMLLEKLIPVAPSPKLVSKYAGTYTSPELDYSFQLTQKNGELYFSALHRASSKVEFFRKGQLLTGDETFSYLQPITGPNGRFLGFELSKGNSFHIKFYKQ, from the coding sequence ATGAATAAAACTGCCTTACTATTATTTTTATGGGTTGTTGCTTTTAGCACAAGCTCAGGACAATCGTTACCGGATTCTATCCAAAAAAAGGTTGACGCCCTGTTTAAAAAATGGTCTAACCCTGCTAAACCAGGCTGTACGGTCGGTATTATTCGTAACGATTCATTGATCTACGCCAAGGGCTTCGGATTAGCTAATGTGGAGTTGCAAATTCCTAATACGCCCGGGAGCATTTATTACATGTGTTCAGTATCCAAACAGTTTACCGGCTACGCTATTGCGTTACTGGTGCAGCAAGGTAAAATCGACCCTGCAGCCGATATTCACACCTATTTGCCCTGGATGGGTGACCTGGGCGCTAAGGTTACCGTTCAACAACTGTTAAACCATACCAGCGGTATCAGGGACGATATCAACTTATCGGAAATTATTGGCTTGCCCGTGTCAGGAATGCTGACCGACGACGTGGCATTAGAAATATTGAGAAAGCAACGGTCGTTAAATTTTGTACCCGGCGAAAAATACACCTATTCCAATTCCAACTACGTACTGCTGGCGACGATTGTGAAAGCTGTAACCGGGCAGCCCTTTAAAGATTTTGTTGACCAACAAATATTTAAGCCGCTGGGTATGCTGCATAGCCGTTTTGTTGACAACCCCGATGATGTGATAGTTAACAGGGCCTTGTCTTACTCGCCCAATAACAAAAGGGAATTTAGTAACAGTTTACAAAATGTATACACCATGGGCGATGGTGGCTTGTTTACCAATATACCCGATATGGCCAAATGGGCGGCCAATTATTACAGCCCAACCAATCAGCAGGTGATAAAACTAATGACCGAGCGCGGCATGCTGAATAACGGCCAGCGCATTAAATATGGGTATGGCATTAGTAATGAAGAATCGTTAGACCAGCGGCAATATTATCATAACGGCGGACTGGCCGGCTACCGCACTGTTATTGCGGTTTACCCAGATCAAAAAATGGCCTTCCTTATCTTTGGCAACTCCGGCGAGTCTGATGTAGTTGGCAGGCTCGATCAACTGGCCGCCTTATTCATCCCCAATAAAAAAGCACCGGCTACCTCCCGCCCTGCACGGCGCGACTCCAGTTTAGCATTGGTAACAAACAAAGCAGAGGCCGAACAATTGACCGGCAGCTATTATGCAGAAAATGGCTACCATGTGCGCCTGTCGCTCATCCGGAATAAGCTTTGGATAGATGAGCAATTAATGCTGGCTAAGGATTCTGCCAATCATTATTCTTTACTAAATAACCCCGCGGTGAAGTATGTGTTTACAGATGATACGCATGCCGCTTTGTATAGCCCGGTGTTGGATAAGCCCATGCTGCTGGAGAAACTGATACCGGTTGCCCCGAGCCCTAAATTGGTGAGTAAATATGCCGGTACCTATACCTCACCCGAACTTGACTATAGCTTTCAGTTAACACAGAAAAACGGCGAGCTTTATTTCTCGGCACTACACCGGGCCTCGTCAAAAGTTGAATTTTTCCGCAAAGGCCAGTTACTAACAGGCGATGAAACATTTAGTTATCTCCAGCCCATCACCGGGCCGAATGGTCGTTTCCTTGGTTTTGAACTGAGTAAGGGAAACTCTTTCCATATCAAGTTTTATAAGCAATAA
- a CDS encoding sensor histidine kinase gives MYKLFLLKINLALTLLLLFVCANLKAQDNPIKQAFEFPTKEIYDLHVDKHGFLWIASDLGVARYDGINCVHFSNPRQISLGCTNLLEDNYGRIWFNNFNGQIFYIEHETVTLLESYKFNNERNFPRMVLFHDQLLATSDKGLFVLNTKNLTGTYISNNTYTSSLAVLKNQVLVHGDKVWYCYNEAAGLKKLSYAGDEEINGNVYLLTKNTYRDTVYMMVNPAGIVKKLMVLNDTLKQVDQIAFGRFINTISITPNNQWINTNDCSYSLKTGEKVQGYNLSAIVNDLEGNTWFSSLYYGLLIQYKKDIAGKTIIPELDNGDLVISIRNYKDKLLVGTQKGFLILYDPVSKNTVFKIKVSPTAGSINYIAAINADEYILASSVATYKINIPTKKVTELVNIKTVKQLCYDEKAIYIASTSGLFVIPHERSDRVNQQIMNAFGHVFKYSAIDNYFYLRLRCRTIAYFPNQASLFVSIKNSLFKIDKNGMKPFLFNNDQVYAASLVYLNNRLYIGTISNGMLVVEKDSVKRISVQNGLFSKSIFKIKPIDKNLWILGSGPLQLFNTQQKVLVDNYEFPDRSASQVFDLEGANQMIYLATSSGLENFPLVKNAGDKRLKNYLLYIKVNNKIVTKNSKLKLAYEENNVLFNIGIPAYLKARDIYIKYCLATKTDSTWLTTEPGERTIHFSSLMPGNYTFKAIAVDPRLGVADTMISYSFSIDRPWWGSTIFKIMLALLFLLIILYGYAIMLRKRMALKKAFDTQQQLILAERQRISSEMHDDIGSGVFTIQSLANKASKAGNASPEIDQIKNQVNELSAKIREVIWSTHVGNDNLEMLIYYIYAQIHQLFEYLEIKLVSEMPDDIPDLKITVQSRRTVYLLVKEIVHNAIKHSKATTIGLKMFTDEQALYISVYDNGIGINPDNQISKGSANGMGLGNIRSRIEKLNGHLSIENNNGAHINIKIPLNALRVSEFDKNLTKWQLFITKLLKIPAETQEGK, from the coding sequence ATGTACAAGTTGTTTTTACTTAAGATTAACCTGGCTCTCACTCTCCTTCTACTTTTTGTTTGTGCAAACCTAAAAGCCCAGGACAATCCAATAAAACAAGCGTTTGAATTTCCAACTAAAGAGATATACGACCTGCATGTAGACAAACATGGCTTTTTATGGATAGCCAGCGACCTTGGCGTGGCCCGTTACGATGGGATCAACTGCGTTCATTTTAGCAATCCGCGGCAAATTTCTTTAGGGTGCACCAATTTGCTGGAGGACAACTACGGCCGTATATGGTTCAATAACTTTAACGGGCAGATCTTTTATATCGAACATGAGACCGTTACGCTACTTGAGAGTTATAAGTTTAACAACGAGCGCAATTTCCCCCGGATGGTACTGTTTCACGACCAGCTTTTGGCCACATCAGACAAAGGCCTTTTTGTGCTAAATACCAAAAATTTAACCGGAACATACATAAGCAATAATACTTATACATCGAGCCTGGCCGTGTTAAAAAATCAGGTATTGGTTCATGGCGATAAAGTCTGGTATTGCTATAACGAAGCAGCAGGCCTAAAAAAACTATCTTATGCCGGAGACGAGGAAATTAACGGTAATGTTTACCTGCTGACTAAAAATACTTACCGTGATACCGTTTACATGATGGTTAATCCTGCGGGTATAGTTAAGAAACTGATGGTGCTAAACGACACCCTAAAGCAAGTTGATCAAATAGCGTTTGGCAGATTCATCAATACTATCTCCATCACTCCAAATAACCAATGGATAAACACTAACGATTGTAGCTACTCGTTAAAAACCGGCGAAAAAGTACAAGGGTATAATTTATCGGCCATAGTAAATGACCTTGAGGGTAATACCTGGTTTAGCAGTTTATATTATGGCCTGTTAATACAATACAAAAAAGACATAGCCGGTAAAACAATAATCCCAGAGTTAGATAATGGCGACCTGGTCATAAGTATCAGAAACTATAAAGACAAGCTATTAGTTGGCACCCAAAAAGGCTTCCTTATCCTTTATGACCCCGTTTCAAAAAACACCGTTTTTAAAATTAAAGTATCGCCTACCGCGGGATCAATAAATTACATTGCTGCTATAAATGCTGATGAATATATCTTAGCGTCCTCGGTTGCTACCTATAAAATAAATATACCTACCAAAAAGGTTACAGAGTTAGTTAACATTAAAACAGTGAAGCAGCTATGCTATGATGAAAAAGCAATTTACATAGCATCAACAAGTGGGCTGTTTGTGATACCGCACGAAAGATCTGACCGGGTTAATCAGCAGATCATGAACGCTTTTGGCCACGTATTTAAATACAGCGCAATTGACAATTATTTTTACCTGAGGTTACGATGCCGTACAATTGCTTATTTTCCGAACCAGGCTTCTCTGTTTGTGTCCATTAAAAACAGCTTATTTAAAATCGACAAAAATGGCATGAAACCTTTTTTGTTTAATAACGATCAGGTTTACGCTGCCTCCTTGGTTTACCTAAATAACCGGCTTTATATCGGCACTATTAGTAATGGCATGTTAGTGGTGGAAAAGGATAGCGTAAAACGCATTTCTGTTCAAAACGGTCTTTTTTCAAAGTCGATATTCAAGATCAAACCTATTGATAAGAATTTATGGATACTTGGCTCGGGGCCGTTACAACTGTTTAATACGCAACAAAAGGTCTTAGTTGACAACTACGAGTTCCCCGATCGCAGCGCATCGCAGGTATTCGATCTTGAGGGCGCAAATCAAATGATATATTTAGCTACTTCATCCGGATTGGAAAATTTCCCGCTTGTAAAAAATGCCGGGGATAAACGATTGAAAAACTACTTGTTGTATATTAAAGTAAATAATAAAATAGTAACCAAAAACAGCAAACTCAAATTAGCTTACGAGGAAAATAATGTACTTTTTAATATTGGCATACCGGCCTATTTGAAAGCCAGGGACATTTACATAAAATATTGCCTGGCAACTAAAACAGACAGCACCTGGTTAACAACCGAGCCCGGCGAACGGACCATCCATTTCTCTTCATTAATGCCCGGAAACTATACATTCAAAGCAATTGCCGTTGACCCAAGGTTAGGTGTGGCAGATACTATGATCAGCTATAGTTTTAGTATAGACAGGCCCTGGTGGGGCAGCACAATTTTTAAAATAATGTTAGCCCTGCTATTCTTGCTTATTATTTTATATGGTTATGCAATTATGCTGCGTAAAAGAATGGCATTGAAAAAGGCATTTGATACCCAACAACAGCTAATCCTGGCCGAAAGGCAACGGATAAGTTCTGAAATGCACGACGATATTGGGTCGGGGGTATTTACCATTCAATCGTTAGCTAATAAGGCCAGCAAAGCCGGGAATGCAAGCCCGGAAATAGATCAGATAAAAAACCAGGTGAATGAATTATCGGCAAAAATACGTGAAGTTATCTGGAGCACCCACGTGGGTAACGATAACCTGGAAATGCTGATCTATTACATTTACGCCCAGATACACCAGTTATTTGAATACCTTGAGATAAAACTTGTTTCTGAGATGCCTGATGATATCCCTGATCTGAAAATCACAGTACAAAGCCGCAGGACCGTCTATCTTTTAGTAAAGGAAATAGTACATAACGCCATTAAACACTCAAAAGCAACCACTATAGGGCTAAAAATGTTTACAGACGAGCAAGCGCTTTATATCTCTGTTTATGATAATGGTATAGGCATAAACCCCGATAACCAAATATCGAAAGGAAGCGCTAACGGGATGGGGCTTGGAAACATCCGGTCACGAATTGAAAAATTAAACGGCCATCTCTCTATTGAAAATAATAACGGTGCGCATATTAACATTAAGATACCGCTTAACGCGTTAAGGGTTAGTGAATTTGATAAAAACCTAACCAAATGGCAGTTATTTATTACAAAGCTTTTAAAAATACCTGCAGAAACACAGGAGGGTAAATAA
- a CDS encoding helix-turn-helix domain-containing protein: protein METTTKPQKTGGVGLIAADQKIENLLKQPTISRDDLEPFNSLERKRLAETCTAMLAKLKDTERDDFFAKIDAVITPFTKSDIWYYNHAAITDAISALMLQYGTMPGRKEIAEKTGLSRQTINKHLKEYHRQPQFAAGMEQFSFMAPSVLTSVFKSALKGDTKAARLYLEITGAVNKSRANTVINEQNNYIQINNTILSQENLNQLTAEQLNQIESIVLDRR, encoded by the coding sequence ATGGAAACTACCACCAAACCCCAAAAAACTGGCGGGGTGGGCTTAATAGCCGCCGACCAAAAAATTGAAAACCTTTTAAAACAACCAACCATCAGCCGGGACGATCTTGAACCCTTTAATAGCCTGGAGCGCAAACGCCTGGCTGAAACCTGCACCGCTATGCTGGCAAAGCTAAAGGATACCGAACGGGACGACTTTTTTGCTAAAATAGACGCTGTTATTACCCCCTTTACCAAAAGCGATATCTGGTACTATAACCACGCGGCTATCACCGATGCTATCTCGGCGCTGATGCTGCAGTATGGTACCATGCCCGGCAGAAAGGAAATAGCCGAGAAAACCGGCCTGAGCCGCCAAACCATTAATAAACATTTAAAGGAATACCACCGCCAGCCACAATTCGCCGCAGGCATGGAGCAATTTAGCTTTATGGCCCCCAGCGTGCTGACCAGCGTTTTTAAGAGCGCCCTTAAAGGCGATACCAAAGCCGCCAGGCTTTACCTGGAAATAACCGGCGCCGTAAATAAAAGCCGCGCCAACACCGTAATAAACGAGCAGAACAACTACATACAAATAAACAATACCATTTTAAGCCAGGAAAACCTGAACCAGCTAACTGCCGAGCAGTTGAACCAGATTGAAAGTATTGTGCTGGATAGGAGGTGA
- a CDS encoding DUF1573 domain-containing protein translates to MKKLIILCAVVLGFTFAASAQDNQKPEFKFNEEKHDFGKIPQGKPVTTIFEFTNVGEQPLILANVQPSCGCTIAEFTKTPVKKGEKGSIKITYNAAVIAPFNKPITITSNAATPTKIINIVGEVVAAPAATSSK, encoded by the coding sequence ATGAAAAAGTTGATCATATTATGCGCAGTAGTGTTAGGCTTTACATTTGCTGCTTCTGCACAGGACAATCAAAAACCTGAGTTTAAGTTTAATGAAGAAAAACACGACTTTGGTAAAATACCTCAGGGTAAACCTGTTACCACTATTTTCGAGTTTACAAACGTTGGCGAACAGCCTTTAATTTTAGCTAACGTGCAGCCAAGCTGCGGTTGTACCATTGCCGAGTTTACAAAAACCCCGGTAAAAAAGGGCGAAAAAGGTTCTATCAAGATCACTTATAACGCTGCTGTAATTGCACCGTTCAACAAGCCGATAACTATTACATCAAACGCGGCTACCCCAACTAAAATTATTAATATAGTTGGCGAAGTGGTAGCGGCCCCGGCAGCTACATCAAGCAAGTAA